In Perognathus longimembris pacificus isolate PPM17 chromosome 3, ASM2315922v1, whole genome shotgun sequence, a single window of DNA contains:
- the LOC125347618 gene encoding LOW QUALITY PROTEIN: melanoma antigen preferentially expressed in tumors-like (The sequence of the model RefSeq protein was modified relative to this genomic sequence to represent the inferred CDS: inserted 2 bases in 1 codon; substituted 1 base at 1 genomic stop codon), translated as MSLCVPPRLLELATQSLLKDEALAIAALELLPMELFPPLFVAAYSGRQSEALKAMVQAWPFACLPLGALMKEKQFHQENFQAVLSGLDALLSQEVHPRRWRLQVLDLCKNTHQYFWTLWSGTRASLCLLMESEDTHPVKTKQNMNGSRIGAEQALIPVEMFIDLSLKKGSHDQLLTSLIEKVKQKESLLHLCCKKLSIFRVPLQNIKSVLNMMRLDSIQDLEVHCTXNLSNLRNFAPHFGXRLLHRFVLSHIHTSLYTSLEEEEQCVHQFSSQFLSLHHLQELCLDSIPFLEGRLHRVLRCLTSSLKILWITNCLLLESDLMYLSQCPNISELKDLDLSGVNLTSINLEPLRDFLDRVSAILETLGLIDCGIVDSQLTVILPSLSHCCQLTAIKLCGNSISMSMLDNLQH; from the exons ATGAGCCTGTGTGTCCCACCAAGACTGCTGGAGCTGGCCACTCAGAGCCTGCTAAAGGATGAGGCCTTAGCTATTGCTGCTCTGGAGTTGCTGCCCATGGAGCTCTTTCCACCTCTGTTTGTGGCTGCCTATTCTGGGAGACAGAGTGAAGCACTCAAAGcaatggtgcaggcctggccctttgcTTGCCTGCCTCTTGGAGCTCTGATGAAAGAAAAGCAGTTTCATCAGGAGAATTTCCAAGCTGTTCTCAGTGGACTGGATGCACTACTTTCTCAGGAGGTTCACCCCAG GCGTTGGAGGCTGCAAGTGCTGGATTTATGCAAGAATACCCATCAATACTTCTGGACCCTGTGGTCTGGTACCAGGGCTAGTCTGTGCTTATTGATGGAGTCAGAGGATACTCACCCAGTGAAGACAAAGCAAAACATGAATGGTTCCAGGATAGGAGCAGAACAGGCTTTGATCCCAGTGGAGATGTTCATAGATTTGTCCCTAAAGAAGGGCAGCCATGATCAATTGCTCACCTCCCTCATTGAAAAGGTGAAGCAGAAGGAAAGTTTACTGCACCTATGTTGTAAGAAGCTGAGTATTTTTAGAGTTCCTTTGCAAAATATTAAGTCAGTTTTAAACATGATGAGGCTGGACTCTATCCAGGATTTAGAAGTGCATTGCACCTGAAATCTTTCCAACCTGAGGAATTTTGCTCCTCATTTCGG CAGACTTTTGCACAGATTTGTGCTCTCCCACATCCATACATCTTTGTACACATCcttggaggaggaagagcagtgtGTCCACCAGTTCAGCTCTCAGTTCCTGAGTCTGCATCACCTCCAAGAACTGTGTTTGGATTCCATCCCCTTCCTTGAAGGCCGCCTGCACCGTGTGCTCAG GTGCCTGACAAGCTCTTTGAAGATCCTCTGGATCACTAATTGCCTGCTTTTGGAATCAGACTTGATGTACCTGTCCCAGTGCCCCAACATCAGTGAACTAAAGGACCTTGATTTAAGTGGGGTCAATCTAACCAGCATAAATCTTGAGCCGCTTCGAGATTTTCTAGACAGAGTCTCTGCCATCCTCGAAACCCTGGGGTTAATTGATTGTGGGATTGTAGATTCCCAACTCACTGTCATCCTGCCTTCCCTGAGCCACTGCTGCCAGCTCACAGCCATTAAGTTATGTGGGAATTCAATCTCCATGTCCATGCTAGATAATCTCCAGCACTAA